One genomic segment of Canis lupus baileyi chromosome 33, mCanLup2.hap1, whole genome shotgun sequence includes these proteins:
- the TIGD2 gene encoding tigger transposable element-derived protein 2, which translates to MLGKRKRVVLTIKDKLDIIKKLEEGISFKKLSVVYGIGESTVRDIKKNKERIINYANSSDPTSGVSKRKSMKSSTYEELDRVMIEWFNQQKTDGIPVSGTICAKQAKFFFDALGMEGDFNASSGWLTRFKQRHGIPKAAGKGTKLKGDETAASEFCGNFQEFVERENLQPEQIYGADQTGLFWKCLPSRTLALETEQNTSGYRSSRERIIIMCCANATGLHKLNLCVVGKAKKPRAFKGADLSNLPVTYFSQKSAWIEHSVFRQWFEKYFVPQVQKHLKSQGLLEKAVLLLDFPPAHPNEELLSSDDGRIIVKYLPPNVTSLIQPMSQGVLATVKRYYRAGLLQKYMGEGNDPKMFWKNLTVLDAIYEVSRAWNMVKSNTITKAWKKLFPSNEENSGMNIDEGAILAANLATVLQNTEDCEHVDIENIDQWFDSRSNDSSCQVLTDSESAEDQAKPAEQKHSNKTRKAELNPEKHISHKAALEWTENLLDYLEQQDDMLLSDKLVLRRLRTIIRRKQKIQNNKSH; encoded by the coding sequence ATGTTGGGGAAACGTAAGCGTGTGGTGTTGACAATTAAGGACAAGCTTGACATTATCAAGAAACTTGAGGAAGGCATCTCTTTCAAAAAGCTTTCTGTGGTGTATGGAATTGGTGAATCCACAGTTCGtgatattaaaaagaacaaagaaagaataataaactaTGCAAACAGTTCTGATCCTACCAGTGGGGTATCCAAACGTAAATCAATGAAGTCTTCAACATATGAGGAACTGGATAGGGTTATGATAGAGTGGTTTAACCAACAGAAAACAGATGGGATTCCAGTGTCTGGAACAATTTGTGCAAAACAAGCCAAATTCTTTTTTGATGCTCTGGGGATGGAAGGTGATTTTAATGCGTCATCTGGCTGGCTAACTCGATTTAAGCAGCGCCATGGTATTCCAAAGGCTGCTGGTAAAGGGACAAAGTTAAAAGGAGATGAAACTGCTGCCAGTGAATTTTGTGGTAACTTTCAGGAAtttgttgagagagagaatctacaACCAGAGCAAATTTATGGTGCTGATCAAACTGGATTGTTCTGGAAGTGTCTACCATCAAGGACATTAGCTCTTGAAACTGAGCAAAATACTTCTGGTTATAGgtcaagcagagagagaatcattATTATGTGTTGTGCAAATGCCACCGGTTTACACAAACTTAATCTTTGTGTTGtgggaaaagcaaaaaaaccccGTGCATTCAAAGGAGCTGACCTTTCAAACCTTCCTGTCACTTATTTCAGTCAAAAAAGTGCATGGATAGAACATTCTGTTTTCAGACAGTGGTTTGAAAAATACTTTGTGCCACAGGTACAGAAGCATTTGAAGTCTCAGGGGCTTCTAGAAAAAGCAGTGCTGCTTTTGGATTTTCCCCCTGCACATCCAAATGAAGAATTATTGAGTTCAGATGATGGTAGAATAATTGTGAAATATTTGCCACCAAATGTCACAAGTCTAATTCAACCTATGAGTCAGGGAGTTCTAGCCACAGTAAAAAGATACTACCGAGCAGGACTTCTCCAGAAATACATGGGTGAAGGAAATGACCCAAAAATGTTTTGGAAGAACTTGACAGTGTTGGATGCAATTTATGAAGTATCAAGAGCTTGGAACATGGTAAAATCAAATACCATAACCAAAGCATGGAAAAAACTTTTCCCTAGCAATGAAGAGAATTCAGGCATGAACATTGATGAAGGGGCCATTTTAGCAGCTAACTTAGCAACAGTTTTACAGAATACAGAAGACTGTGAACATGTTGACATTGAGAATATTGATCAGTGGTTTGACTCTCGGAGTAATGACTCAAGCTGTCAGGTGCTAACTGACAGTGAAAGTGCTGAGGACCAGGCCAAGCCTGCTGAACAAAAGCACTCCAATAAGACTAGGAAAGCAGAACTGAATCCAGAGAAGCATATTAGCCATAAAGCTGCCCTTGAATGGACCGAGAATTTACTGGATTATTTAGAACAACAAGATGACATGCTTTTGTCTGATAAACTGGTATTACGGAGGCTTCGAACGATaataaggagaaaacagaaaatccaaaataacaaAAGTCATTAA